The following coding sequences lie in one Rutidosis leptorrhynchoides isolate AG116_Rl617_1_P2 chromosome 4, CSIRO_AGI_Rlap_v1, whole genome shotgun sequence genomic window:
- the LOC139843350 gene encoding G2/mitotic-specific cyclin C13-1-like, whose amino-acid sequence MADQEQCGVRVTRLAKKRAMDAIESQSQPANKKRVVLGELSNNSILRSEDNVQMNKCVPKKKNVKKHVIKKHELSIENSEDVSSDPQMCEAYVSDIYDYLRNMEVKRRPIGDYIEKVQKDVTVNMRGVLVDWLVEVAQEYKLLPDTLYLTISYIDRFLSLNVLNRQRLQLLGVSSMLIASKYEEISPPHTEDFCYITDNTYTKQEVVKMEADVLKTLKFEMGNPTVKTFLRQFIKIAQEDYDTPNLQLEFLSYYLAELSLLEYSCIKFLPSIIAASVTFLSRFILKPNSHPWNVGLEQLSGYKPSELKECVLILHDLQSSRRAANLVAIREKYKQHKFKCVSELSSPTVIPDYFFDGIRE is encoded by the exons ATGGCAGACCAGGAGCAATGCGGTGTACGAGTTACTCGATTGGCGAAAAAACGAGCCATGGATGCAATTGAATCCCAGTCGCAACCTGCAAACAAGAAACGAGTCGTGTTAGGCGAGTTGTCGAATAATTCAATATTGAGATCTGAAGATAATGTTCAGATGAATAAATGTGTACCGAAGAAGAAGAATGTGAAGAAACATGTAATTAAAAAGCATGAATTATCAATTGAGAATAGTGAAGATGTTTCTTCTGATCCGCAGATGTGCGAAGCATACGTTTCGGATATTTACGATTATCTTCGTAACATGGAG GTTAAGAGAAGGCCAATAGGAGATTATATTGAGAAAGTGCAAAAAGATGTGACTGTGAATATGAGGGGTGTATTGGTTGATTGGTTGGTTGAAGTTGCACAAGAATACAAACTTCTTCCTGACACTTTGTATCTTACGATTTCGTATATCGATCGATTTTTATCGTTAAATGTACTTAACAGACAGAGACTGCAACTTCTTGGTGTATCTTCAATGCTAATTGCGTC GAAGTATGAAGAAATTAGTCCTCCACATACTGAAGATTTTTGTTACATAACTGATAATACGTACACGAAGCAAGAGGTTGTAAAGATGGAAGCTGATGTGTTAAAAACACTTAAATTTGAAATGGGAAATCCTACTGTTAAAACGTTTCTTAGACAGTTCATTAAAATTGCTCAAGAAGATTATGAT ACGCCAAATTTGCAGTTGGAGTTCTTGAGTTATTATTTAGCAGAATTGAGTTTGTTAGAATACAGTTGCATCAAGTTTTTGCCTTCAATAATAGCTGCATCCGTTACGTTTCTTTCAAGATTTATTCTCAAACCAAACTCACATCCTTGG AATGTGGGTTTGGAACAGCTCTCGGGATATAAGCCATCGGAATTAAAAGAGTGTGTATTGATTTTACATGATTTGCAATCTAGTAGAAGAGCTGCAAATTTGGTAGCAATTAGAGAAAAGTATAAGCAACATAAG TTTAAATGCGTATCAGAGTTGTCTTCTCCTACAGTAATTCCTGATTATTTCTTTGATGGCATTAGAGAATGA